The Constrictibacter sp. MBR-5 sequence GAGGCTCTCCAGCGCCAGCCACTCGCGCACTGCCGCCAGCACGAATCCCAGCACCAGGGCGGCGATGCCGCCGACGATCAGCCAGGCCGGCCAGGCGCCATCGGCCAGCGCCGCCGTCACCAGCCCCTCCAGCGCCCAGGCGGTGGCGCCCGTGACCGCGAGGCCGAGCCCGGTGCCGATCAGCCAGCGCACCCAGGGACGTCGCTTGCGCAGTGCCGGATCGGGCACGCCGGTGACATCGGCCTCCTCGGCCGGGCGGGTCGCTTCGATCTCCAGCGTGTGCGCGGCGAGAGCGACGCCGGGCAGTTCAGGTTCTGCGTCGCGTTCCAGTTCGTCGAGCGGCCGGCTGCGCGGCGCGTCGCGGTCGTTCATGCCAGCCGGTCCCCGGCGCTTCGAAAGGTCCGCACCGGACGCCCGGGGCGGTCGTCGCGCTTATATGGGGGCCCGGCGCGGCGTGTCGCCCCTCGGCGCGCGGCCTCGGCCGGGCGCCACCGGAAACGGCTACCAGCGGCGTTCGTACTGCTTGCCGCACATCAGCATGTCGATCCTGGTGCCGTCCGCGGCGAGCGGCAGCCAGAGTGCCTCGTACGTCACCGGCACAGGTGAAGAGACTTTGCCGCCGACGGCGAGCGGCCGGCGTGTCTCCAGCACCCGCGCGCAGGCCTGCAGGAGGTCGTCCTTCGCCGGCTGGTATGGCCACTCGTCGAGGAACCGGCCGGTGTGGTCGTGCCGCACCTGGTCGACCAGGCGGGAGCCGTGCAGGCGCACGCGGAGGCGACCGCCGTCCGCCAGTTCGATCAGCAGTATGTGACCGAGCATGAACTTCAGCTCGATCGGGTCGAACATGCCGCGGCCGGGCAGCGCCCCGCCGGGACGCTTCTGCCGCCACAGGTCGAGCAGCCGGACGAGGTCCGGATGCTCCAGATGAATGGACTCGGTCACGATGGTCCCCTTTGTCAGGGGCGCATCCTGCGCCGCGGCGGCGGCTTCGGCGTTAAGACGCGGCTTAAGGCCACCGACACGGCGGGCGCCGGCGGCTTAGGCCCGCGCGGCGGCGGGCATGGACCACCGGATATGGGGCCGCGGGCATGGAGCCGCGTTAGGCC is a genomic window containing:
- a CDS encoding PAS domain-containing protein, with protein sequence MTESIHLEHPDLVRLLDLWRQKRPGGALPGRGMFDPIELKFMLGHILLIELADGGRLRVRLHGSRLVDQVRHDHTGRFLDEWPYQPAKDDLLQACARVLETRRPLAVGGKVSSPVPVTYEALWLPLAADGTRIDMLMCGKQYERRW